A part of Candidatus Delongbacteria bacterium genomic DNA contains:
- a CDS encoding chemotaxis protein CheX, giving the protein MLIDSQVLDRFSEALTSTLAMMAGVETAPGSALQKHVDLSNGDISSVIGFGGDSVTGCLVLHFSSEAALMIYENMMGENPGELNTEVRDGIGEIANIVLGSAKTAFAAEGVDFQISIPTVVIGIGHRVRLQSSLPVMVIPFQLGDSPCSMEVAIKFGAN; this is encoded by the coding sequence ATGCTCATCGATTCCCAGGTTCTCGATCGCTTCTCGGAAGCCCTGACCAGCACCCTTGCCATGATGGCGGGGGTTGAGACGGCTCCGGGAAGCGCGCTTCAGAAGCATGTGGACCTGTCCAATGGGGACATCTCCTCCGTGATCGGATTTGGTGGGGACTCGGTCACTGGCTGCCTCGTGTTGCATTTCAGCTCCGAGGCGGCACTGATGATCTACGAGAACATGATGGGGGAGAATCCGGGCGAGCTGAACACCGAAGTCCGCGACGGCATTGGAGAGATCGCCAACATCGTGCTGGGCAGTGCCAAGACGGCCTTTGCCGCAGAAGGAGTCGATTTTCAGATCTCGATTCCCACGGTTGTCATCGGAATCGGGCACCGGGTCAGGCTGCAGAGCAGTCTGCCGGTGATGGTGATTCCCTTCCAGCTGGGCGACAGTCCTTGTTCGATGGAAGTGGCCATCAAATTCGGCGCGAACTGA
- a CDS encoding GNAT family N-acetyltransferase: MSDSAALPELKILPLGPDTSQRFIEFHATRFPDAAEGSEGGWCQCVAWWVPHWVGFNERSAQENLELRRQLLAIGVGDGWLATLGDRTIGWCQGGVRDQLGRIAFHYKRPPDPDCWAIGCLQIAAPWRRKGVARQLVKDVLGKMRQAGAHRVEAYPRQGHNSDAQNPGELWPGPMELYRSLGFRVIGRKGPVRIMGLEL; this comes from the coding sequence ATGAGCGACAGCGCGGCACTTCCCGAGTTGAAAATCCTGCCTCTTGGACCAGATACCTCTCAGCGATTCATCGAGTTTCATGCCACGCGTTTCCCCGATGCCGCGGAAGGCAGTGAAGGTGGGTGGTGCCAGTGTGTGGCCTGGTGGGTACCGCACTGGGTGGGATTCAACGAGCGCAGCGCACAGGAAAATCTGGAACTGCGCAGGCAGCTGCTGGCGATCGGGGTAGGCGACGGTTGGCTGGCCACTCTGGGAGACCGCACCATCGGCTGGTGCCAGGGCGGTGTCCGCGATCAGCTGGGCCGCATCGCCTTCCATTACAAGAGACCCCCGGACCCTGACTGCTGGGCCATCGGTTGCCTCCAGATCGCCGCTCCCTGGCGTCGAAAGGGCGTTGCGCGCCAGCTGGTCAAGGACGTGCTGGGCAAGATGCGTCAGGCGGGCGCTCACAGGGTGGAAGCCTATCCACGCCAGGGCCACAACTCCGACGCACAGAACCCGGGCGAGCTCTGGCCCGGACCGATGGAACTCTACCGTTCCCTTGGATTCCGCGTCATCGGGCGCAAGGGCCCGGTCCGGATCATGGGACTCGAACTCTGA
- a CDS encoding chemotaxis protein CheW — MEGMEDLIGEFLVESHENLDALDRHLVELEEQPTNQELLASIFRTIHTIKGTCGFLGFNRLESVAHVGENLLSRLRDGEIRLDPDVTSGLLSMVDAVREMLSFIEKENNDGDGEYSDLIARLASLQKSAAIHKEPAAAEPVVAETPPVAAPAEPPVAQSGPTPVQANSTATPSPDIVSSEPAPSANQTARATGEKDSRSAISDSSIRVDVALLDNLMNLVGELVLSRNQIMQLMGEVENTGLYLTGQRLNHITSELQESVMKTRMQPIGNIWNKFPRVVRDLAHSCGKHIRLEMDGKETELDKTLIEAIKDPMTHLVRNSVDHGIETPEQRLAARKPAEGVLTLRSHHEGGMVIIEVCDDGAGLDAERIRAKAVERGVVTPEQAARMSEKELHGLIFMPGFSTAKTVTNVSGRGVGMDVVKTNIEKIGGSVDLDSTAGKGSTVRIKIPLTLAIIPALIITCSNERFAVPQVSLLELVRLEGENARKSIEMISGAPVYRLRGKLLPLVYLHDELKLPSTRNPESDPLNIVVLQADSQQFGLVVDQINDSEEIVVKPLGRQLKTISQFAGATIMGDGRVALILDVMGVAQGANVISKLKDQVLLDRARAEAIEELKTESLLVFRVRDGRMAMRLSQVARLEEFETHRVESVGDREVVQYRDDILNLVRPGHLLPERRREARGEAPAAQSGMINVIVYNTGDGQSVGLVVDEIVDIVDTRLEDMRPPTRVGTDGVIVIKERVTEMIDVRAMLEMAKSNLFETATH; from the coding sequence ATGGAAGGCATGGAAGACCTGATCGGCGAGTTTCTTGTGGAAAGCCACGAGAACCTGGACGCGCTGGATCGCCACCTGGTCGAGCTTGAAGAGCAGCCTACCAACCAGGAGCTGCTTGCCTCGATCTTCCGCACGATTCACACCATCAAAGGCACCTGCGGATTTCTCGGTTTCAACCGACTGGAATCCGTGGCCCACGTGGGCGAAAATCTGCTTAGCCGATTGCGTGACGGGGAGATCCGCCTGGATCCCGATGTCACCAGCGGTCTGCTCTCCATGGTGGATGCCGTACGCGAGATGCTCTCCTTCATCGAGAAGGAGAACAACGACGGAGACGGCGAGTACAGCGACCTGATTGCGCGTCTCGCCAGCCTTCAGAAGAGTGCCGCCATTCACAAGGAACCCGCTGCGGCTGAACCTGTGGTGGCGGAAACACCGCCTGTGGCAGCCCCTGCGGAGCCCCCCGTCGCGCAGTCCGGGCCGACACCGGTCCAGGCGAACTCCACGGCGACTCCTTCCCCGGACATCGTATCCAGCGAACCGGCACCGTCCGCAAATCAGACTGCTCGCGCCACGGGCGAGAAAGATTCCCGCTCGGCGATCTCCGACAGTTCGATTCGCGTGGATGTGGCGCTGCTGGACAACCTGATGAATCTGGTGGGCGAGCTGGTGCTCTCCCGCAACCAGATCATGCAGCTGATGGGCGAAGTGGAGAACACGGGCCTGTATCTCACCGGCCAGCGCCTGAATCACATCACCAGCGAGCTCCAGGAAAGCGTGATGAAGACCCGGATGCAGCCCATCGGCAACATCTGGAACAAGTTTCCCCGCGTGGTCCGCGATCTGGCCCACTCCTGTGGCAAGCACATCCGTCTGGAAATGGACGGCAAGGAAACCGAACTGGACAAGACCCTGATCGAGGCGATCAAGGACCCCATGACCCACCTGGTGCGCAACTCTGTGGATCACGGAATCGAAACGCCCGAGCAGCGTCTGGCTGCCCGCAAGCCCGCGGAAGGAGTGCTGACCCTTCGTTCGCATCACGAGGGCGGCATGGTGATCATCGAAGTCTGCGATGACGGCGCCGGTCTGGATGCAGAGCGCATCCGTGCCAAGGCCGTGGAGCGTGGTGTGGTGACCCCCGAGCAGGCCGCGCGAATGAGCGAAAAGGAACTGCATGGCCTGATCTTCATGCCCGGATTCTCCACGGCGAAGACCGTGACCAACGTGTCCGGTCGTGGTGTGGGCATGGATGTGGTCAAGACCAACATCGAGAAGATCGGTGGCAGCGTGGACCTGGACAGCACGGCAGGCAAGGGCTCCACTGTCCGGATCAAGATTCCGCTGACCCTGGCGATCATCCCCGCCCTGATCATCACCTGCAGCAACGAGCGTTTCGCCGTTCCCCAGGTCAGCCTGCTGGAGCTGGTGCGCCTCGAGGGCGAAAACGCCCGCAAGAGCATTGAGATGATCTCGGGTGCTCCCGTGTATCGCCTGCGCGGCAAACTGCTGCCCCTTGTGTACCTGCACGATGAGCTGAAACTGCCGAGCACGCGCAACCCGGAATCGGATCCGTTGAACATCGTGGTGCTGCAGGCCGACAGCCAGCAGTTCGGACTGGTGGTGGACCAGATCAATGACTCCGAGGAAATCGTGGTGAAGCCCCTGGGCCGCCAGTTGAAGACGATTTCCCAGTTCGCGGGAGCCACGATCATGGGCGACGGCCGCGTGGCGCTGATCCTGGACGTGATGGGCGTGGCCCAGGGTGCCAATGTGATCTCGAAACTCAAGGACCAGGTCCTGCTGGATCGTGCCCGTGCCGAGGCGATTGAGGAACTGAAGACCGAGAGTCTGCTGGTGTTCCGTGTGCGTGACGGCCGGATGGCGATGCGCCTGTCCCAGGTCGCGCGGCTCGAGGAATTCGAGACCCACCGCGTGGAATCCGTGGGTGACCGCGAGGTCGTCCAGTACCGCGACGACATTCTGAATCTTGTGCGTCCCGGCCATCTGCTGCCCGAGAGGCGACGTGAAGCCCGGGGAGAGGCCCCCGCGGCCCAGAGTGGCATGATCAACGTGATCGTATACAACACGGGAGACGGCCAGAGCGTCGGCCTGGTCGTGGACGAGATCGTGGACATCGTGGACACGCGCCTGGAGGACATGCGTCCCCCGACCCGGGTAGGCACCGACGGCGTGATCGTGATCAAGGAGCGCGTCACGGAAATGATCGACGTGCGCGCCATG
- a CDS encoding HAD family hydrolase — protein sequence MSLRLLLCDLDGTLTPTAQIDEACFTMALAQEFGHRMEATDWSSYPEQSDCGLSRRILNDALGREPGADEIHRLQYRFLSLLEQARCSNPELFQANAGVFRLLELLRNRSDWKVGIVSAGWCSASRLKLRWAGLEELGLPLFCPREGTPTSALPESKRSILERARASLIAGEPKQSTAIYVGDNLWDARIALQCGLHFLGHGQGEHRERLQAAGAVAVLKDFVDSAEILRLLDELCSSSSRTAALD from the coding sequence GTGAGTCTGCGACTCCTGCTTTGCGATCTCGACGGTACGCTGACCCCTACCGCCCAGATCGACGAAGCGTGTTTCACCATGGCCCTGGCTCAGGAGTTCGGTCATCGCATGGAAGCGACCGACTGGTCCAGCTATCCAGAGCAGAGCGACTGCGGTCTGAGCCGGCGCATTCTGAACGATGCCCTGGGACGCGAGCCCGGGGCCGATGAGATCCATCGACTGCAGTACCGCTTCCTCAGCTTGCTGGAGCAGGCGCGCTGCAGCAACCCTGAGCTGTTCCAGGCCAACGCGGGTGTGTTCCGCCTGCTCGAGCTGCTGCGCAATCGATCGGACTGGAAGGTGGGCATCGTGTCCGCGGGCTGGTGCAGCGCCAGCCGATTGAAACTGCGCTGGGCCGGCCTCGAGGAACTGGGCCTGCCCCTGTTCTGCCCTCGCGAAGGCACACCCACCAGCGCCCTGCCCGAAAGCAAGCGCAGCATTCTCGAGCGGGCCCGGGCGTCCCTGATCGCCGGCGAACCGAAGCAGTCCACGGCCATCTATGTGGGAGACAATCTCTGGGATGCGCGCATCGCCCTGCAATGTGGCCTGCACTTTCTGGGGCACGGACAGGGCGAGCACAGGGAGCGCCTGCAGGCCGCGGGGGCCGTGGCCGTGCTGAAGGATTTCGTCGATTCCGCCGAGATCCTCCGATTGCTGGATGAACTCTGCAGCAGCTCGTCCAGAACGGCAGCTCTGGACTGA
- a CDS encoding DMT family transporter codes for MKQYSRHLVDLLALSVVLLWGFSFAAIKISLDWLHPFALTAVRFLPAALLLFALLGLGAWRRGRLVLPDRATCFRLFLLGLVGIPGYNLCLNSGQRLLPSSYAGLVIALNPAMIALFGSLWLKERLQGRTLAGLALSLAGLLVMVLGRDSNPALLRQHLLGTVIAMGAPLCWGIFSVGLRRYSAQHGSLTVLTIALGLGCLPLLLLWPPDLGLTLAQGGAPLWSSLAFLTIGCTVYGFSVWSSVLKSMPAARAGSFIYLVPLVAIFAGHSLLGEPLDASLALGGGIVLGGVWLATSGRRRVEVPVPEALA; via the coding sequence ATGAAACAATACTCCCGTCATCTGGTGGACCTGCTGGCCCTGAGCGTTGTACTGCTTTGGGGCTTTTCCTTTGCGGCCATCAAGATCAGCCTGGACTGGCTGCACCCCTTCGCCCTCACGGCGGTCCGCTTCCTGCCGGCCGCCCTGCTGCTGTTCGCGCTGCTGGGCCTGGGTGCCTGGCGAAGAGGCAGGCTGGTGCTGCCCGATCGTGCCACATGCTTTCGCTTGTTCCTGCTTGGGCTGGTGGGCATTCCCGGTTACAACCTGTGCCTGAACAGCGGGCAACGCCTGCTGCCGTCAAGCTACGCGGGGCTGGTCATCGCACTCAATCCGGCCATGATCGCGCTCTTCGGTTCACTCTGGCTCAAGGAACGCCTGCAAGGCCGCACTCTCGCGGGCCTCGCTCTCAGCCTGGCCGGCCTGCTGGTCATGGTGCTGGGTCGTGATTCAAATCCGGCCCTGTTGCGCCAGCACCTGCTGGGCACGGTCATCGCCATGGGTGCCCCGCTGTGCTGGGGCATCTTCAGCGTGGGCCTGCGTCGTTATTCCGCCCAGCATGGATCATTGACTGTGCTGACAATCGCCCTGGGGCTGGGTTGTCTGCCCTTGTTGCTGCTCTGGCCGCCCGATCTTGGCCTGACCCTTGCCCAGGGTGGCGCCCCACTCTGGTCCAGCTTGGCGTTCCTGACGATTGGCTGTACCGTCTACGGATTCTCCGTGTGGAGTTCTGTACTCAAGTCCATGCCGGCGGCGCGCGCCGGCTCGTTCATCTATCTGGTCCCTCTGGTGGCGATCTTCGCTGGCCACAGCCTGCTGGGCGAGCCCCTGGATGCGAGCCTGGCCCTGGGGGGCGGGATCGTGCTGGGTGGGGTCTGGCTGGCCACGTCGGGCCGACGCCGGGTGGAGGTACCGGTTCCGGAAGCCCTCGCGTGA
- a CDS encoding HmuY family protein translates to MNTTPWRRTALFLPLAASLFLGLQACSDDDSSNDTFNEPTDQATWDDGQGGWYSRVDASDAETWARFDLADRAFNGSAWTIKFRRSEIALNGGDSGDGSVSAINLADHGLIPAGGFDALAAVDASLTESDWMTDLNSNPLAGWYNYNPMTHEITPSDSVYVLRCADGNHYAKFQVNVIDNPGMSNPGTLTLNYVHQATAGNLDLSATPQSFQVDCSSGAAYISFASAGQVTVADPLTSMDWDLFVDGYDIHFNAGEYGPGTAGGYSAQLADLNHADVSQAAPTPNLYMAESVQSVFSSWYDYDGATHQLSPADCLYLVRDGSSTWKLEILSYYNPATDASGWFKIRYALLP, encoded by the coding sequence ATGAACACCACCCCTTGGCGCCGCACGGCCTTGTTCCTGCCTCTGGCCGCGAGCCTGTTCCTGGGGCTGCAGGCCTGTTCCGACGATGACAGCAGCAACGATACCTTCAACGAACCCACGGATCAGGCCACCTGGGACGATGGCCAGGGTGGCTGGTATTCGCGCGTGGATGCGAGTGATGCCGAAACCTGGGCACGCTTCGATCTGGCCGATCGCGCATTCAACGGCAGCGCCTGGACGATCAAGTTCCGTCGCTCCGAAATCGCGCTCAACGGCGGTGATTCGGGCGATGGCTCGGTGAGTGCGATCAATCTGGCCGACCATGGCTTGATCCCCGCGGGGGGATTCGATGCCCTGGCCGCCGTGGACGCCTCACTCACCGAGAGCGACTGGATGACGGACCTCAACTCCAATCCGCTGGCCGGATGGTACAACTACAATCCCATGACACACGAAATCACGCCCTCCGACAGCGTCTACGTTCTGCGCTGTGCCGATGGCAACCACTACGCCAAGTTCCAGGTCAACGTCATTGACAATCCCGGCATGAGCAATCCCGGTACCCTGACGCTGAACTATGTCCATCAGGCAACCGCGGGCAATCTGGACCTGTCGGCCACTCCGCAGAGTTTCCAGGTCGACTGCAGCAGCGGTGCGGCGTACATCTCCTTCGCGTCCGCGGGCCAGGTCACCGTGGCCGACCCCCTGACCTCAATGGACTGGGACCTGTTCGTGGATGGGTATGACATTCACTTCAACGCCGGTGAGTACGGACCGGGCACCGCGGGCGGCTACTCGGCCCAGCTTGCCGATCTGAACCATGCCGACGTGAGCCAGGCCGCTCCCACGCCCAACCTTTACATGGCCGAGAGCGTGCAGTCGGTGTTCAGCTCCTGGTATGACTACGATGGCGCCACCCACCAGCTCAGCCCCGCCGACTGTCTGTACCTGGTGCGCGACGGCAGTTCGACCTGGAAGCTGGAGATCCTGTCGTACTACAACCCGGCCACCGATGCCAGCGGCTGGTTCAAGATCCGCTACGCCCTGCTGCCCTAG
- a CDS encoding response regulator yields the protein MKVLVVDDSSTMRRIIINTLKSAGYPDVDEAGDGAEALTKVDGVGLILTDWNMPVMDGLTFVKEVRGKGISTPIIMVTTEGAKNEVLEALKNGVNDYIVKPFTKPVMVEKINKVLGV from the coding sequence ATGAAAGTTCTGGTGGTCGACGACTCCAGCACCATGCGCAGAATCATCATCAATACCCTGAAATCAGCGGGCTACCCCGATGTGGATGAAGCGGGTGATGGCGCTGAAGCCCTGACCAAGGTCGACGGGGTGGGCTTGATCCTCACGGACTGGAACATGCCGGTCATGGATGGACTGACCTTCGTGAAGGAAGTCCGTGGCAAGGGCATTTCCACACCGATCATCATGGTGACCACGGAAGGTGCCAAGAACGAAGTGCTGGAAGCCCTGAAGAACGGAGTGAACGACTACATCGTGAAACCGTTCACCAAGCCGGTGATGGTCGAGAAGATCAACAAAGTGCTGGGAGTCTGA